One region of Catenuloplanes indicus genomic DNA includes:
- a CDS encoding WhiB family transcriptional regulator: MTRARMPRPQEVAAARKDPRLLRALDERSLDEAWRTRGVCQSVDPETFFPAPNEPADGAIALCGSCPVQGACLAWALEVGDCHGVWGGTTPRERRAMLRVWQEQVRDDAEAGDPAVLTGPPVRDKLLALVPVGR, encoded by the coding sequence ATGACACGGGCGCGCATGCCACGCCCGCAAGAGGTCGCCGCAGCTCGCAAGGATCCGCGACTGCTCCGCGCCCTCGACGAGCGAAGCCTGGACGAGGCCTGGCGGACCCGGGGGGTCTGTCAGAGCGTCGATCCGGAGACGTTCTTTCCGGCTCCGAACGAGCCGGCGGACGGCGCCATCGCGTTGTGCGGTTCCTGTCCGGTCCAGGGCGCGTGCCTGGCCTGGGCGCTGGAGGTGGGTGACTGCCACGGGGTCTGGGGCGGCACGACCCCGCGCGAGCGCCGGGCCATGCTCCGCGTCTGGCAGGAGCAGGTCCGCGACGACGCGGAGGCCGGCGATCCGGCGGTCCTGACCGGGCCACCGGTCCGCGACAAGCTGCTGGCGCTGGTGCCGGTGGGCAGGTAA
- a CDS encoding alpha/beta hydrolase family protein, producing the protein METITIDTVRGPARVDLDRPGTAPVSLLVLGHGAGGGVDAPDLVALRDAACAAGVTVARVTQPYRVAGRRAPAPAGHLDEAFTGVVRRLRADHPGPLLLGGRSSGSRVACRTARELGAAGIVALAFPLHPPGKPEKSRAPELDTGRPTLVVNGDRDAFGVPAASGAVTVLTRAGETHDLKRDPAGIAAEVVAWLRANGWAN; encoded by the coding sequence ATGGAGACGATCACGATCGACACGGTGCGCGGGCCGGCCCGGGTGGACCTCGACCGTCCCGGGACCGCGCCCGTGAGCCTGCTGGTGCTGGGCCACGGCGCCGGTGGCGGCGTGGACGCGCCCGACCTGGTCGCGCTCCGCGATGCCGCCTGCGCGGCCGGCGTGACGGTGGCGCGGGTGACCCAGCCGTACCGGGTGGCCGGCCGTCGCGCGCCCGCACCCGCCGGGCACCTCGACGAGGCCTTCACCGGCGTGGTCCGGCGCCTGCGCGCGGACCATCCCGGCCCGCTGCTGCTCGGCGGCCGGTCCAGCGGCTCCCGGGTCGCCTGCCGCACCGCGCGCGAACTCGGCGCGGCCGGGATCGTGGCGCTCGCGTTCCCGCTGCACCCGCCGGGCAAGCCGGAGAAGAGCCGTGCTCCGGAACTGGACACCGGCCGGCCCACGCTGGTGGTCAACGGCGACCGGGACGCGTTCGGCGTGCCGGCGGCGTCCGGTGCGGTGACGGTACTGACCCGGGCCGGGGAGACCCACGACCTGAAACGGGATCCGGCCGGGATCGCCGCCGAGGTGGTGGCGTGGCTGCGGGCGAACGGCTGGGCGAACTGA
- a CDS encoding SOS response-associated peptidase, producing the protein MCGRYATTRSSVDLSALFGAEDETEMPITARFNVAPTAPVPIVRVSQRRAQRVLQTARWGLLPPWATDVRAGARMINARAETVATSRAFAPSFARRRCLVPADGWFEWVKPAGKGAKQAYYMTPADGGELAFAGLWTVWGEADAKVLTCSIITTAARSTLTAVHDRMPLLLPPDRWDAWLAPAAGEESLLAPPPDDYLAGLELRPVGPAVGNVRNDGPELIAPIAADALRPPPEDPATLTLF; encoded by the coding sequence ATGTGTGGCAGGTATGCGACCACCCGGAGTTCGGTGGATCTCAGCGCGCTATTCGGTGCGGAGGACGAGACCGAAATGCCGATTACCGCGCGTTTCAATGTTGCGCCCACCGCGCCGGTGCCGATCGTTCGCGTCTCGCAGCGGCGTGCACAGCGCGTTCTGCAAACCGCGCGGTGGGGTCTGTTGCCCCCGTGGGCGACGGATGTGCGCGCCGGTGCCCGCATGATCAATGCGCGTGCCGAGACGGTCGCGACGTCCCGCGCGTTCGCGCCGTCGTTCGCCCGGCGACGCTGCCTGGTGCCGGCCGACGGCTGGTTCGAGTGGGTCAAGCCCGCGGGCAAGGGCGCGAAACAGGCGTACTACATGACCCCCGCCGACGGTGGCGAGCTGGCCTTCGCCGGGCTCTGGACGGTTTGGGGCGAGGCCGATGCCAAGGTTCTGACCTGCAGCATCATCACCACGGCCGCGCGCTCGACGCTCACCGCGGTGCACGACCGCATGCCGCTGCTGCTGCCGCCGGACCGGTGGGACGCGTGGCTCGCCCCGGCCGCCGGTGAGGAGTCGCTGCTCGCGCCGCCGCCCGACGACTACCTCGCCGGTCTGGAGTTGCGGCCGGTCGGCCCGGCCGTCGGCAACGTCCGGAATGACGGTCCTGAACTCATTGCCCCAATTGCAGCGGATGCGCTTCGCCCCCCACCGGAAGATCCGGCGACATTGACGCTCTTCTGA
- the aroA gene encoding 3-phosphoshikimate 1-carboxyvinyltransferase, with product MAKLSVIPWRAPVAAGPVHATVQLPGSKSVTNRALVLAALATGPSTLSSPLLARDSALMVAGLRALGTHVSTAADDRWVVRPGRLHAAGHIDVGLAGTVMRFLPPVAGLAAGRVAFDGDALARRRPLGPLVEALRAIGVRVEGGPDGVLPLTVHGTGEVHGGEVVIDASASSQLVSGLLLAGARFARGITVRHVGPPVPAAPHLRMTVQMLRSAGAGVDDATPDVWSVAPGRLSGRGWQIEPDLSSALPFFAAALVTGGEVVLPGWPRSSMQPVEQVRELLRRMGADVRLGTGGLTVRGTGRVHGLDADLAGLSELAPVLAALAALADSPSTLHGIGHIRGHETDRLTVLARALGRLGTGVTELADGLRITPRPMRGGVVDTDRDHRMAHAAAVIGLAVPGVELSDVACTSKTLPEFPALWSAMTTGNR from the coding sequence GTGGCAAAACTCTCAGTCATACCGTGGCGCGCGCCCGTCGCGGCCGGCCCGGTGCACGCGACCGTGCAGCTCCCGGGCTCCAAGTCGGTCACGAACCGCGCGCTGGTGCTCGCCGCGCTTGCGACCGGCCCGTCCACGCTCTCCTCGCCGCTGCTGGCGCGCGACAGCGCGCTGATGGTCGCCGGGCTGCGCGCGCTGGGCACCCACGTCTCCACCGCCGCGGACGACCGCTGGGTGGTCCGCCCCGGCCGACTGCACGCGGCCGGCCACATCGACGTGGGCCTGGCCGGCACGGTCATGCGCTTCCTGCCGCCGGTCGCGGGTCTGGCGGCCGGCCGGGTCGCGTTCGACGGCGACGCGCTCGCCCGGCGGCGGCCGCTCGGCCCGCTGGTCGAGGCGCTGCGCGCGATCGGCGTCCGGGTCGAGGGCGGGCCGGACGGCGTGCTGCCGTTGACCGTGCACGGCACCGGCGAGGTGCACGGCGGCGAGGTGGTGATCGACGCGTCCGCGTCCAGCCAGCTGGTCTCCGGCCTGCTGCTGGCCGGTGCACGGTTCGCGCGCGGTATCACGGTGCGGCACGTCGGCCCGCCGGTCCCGGCCGCGCCGCACCTGCGGATGACGGTCCAGATGCTGCGCTCCGCCGGCGCCGGTGTGGACGATGCCACGCCGGACGTGTGGAGCGTGGCGCCCGGCCGGCTCTCCGGGCGCGGCTGGCAGATCGAGCCGGACCTGTCCAGCGCGCTGCCGTTCTTCGCGGCCGCGCTGGTCACCGGCGGCGAGGTGGTGCTGCCCGGCTGGCCGCGCAGCAGCATGCAGCCGGTCGAGCAGGTGCGCGAGCTGCTCCGGCGGATGGGCGCGGACGTGCGGCTCGGCACCGGCGGGCTGACCGTGCGCGGCACCGGCCGGGTGCACGGGCTGGACGCGGACCTCGCCGGGCTGAGCGAGCTGGCACCGGTGCTGGCCGCGCTCGCCGCGCTGGCCGATTCGCCGAGCACGCTGCACGGCATCGGGCACATCCGCGGCCACGAGACCGACCGCCTGACGGTGCTGGCCCGCGCGCTCGGCCGGCTCGGCACCGGCGTCACCGAGCTGGCCGACGGCCTGCGGATCACGCCCCGGCCGATGCGCGGCGGTGTGGTGGACACCGACCGGGACCACCGGATGGCGCACGCGGCCGCGGTGATCGGCCTGGCGGTACCCGGCGTGGAACTCAGCGACGTAGCGTGTACCTCAAAGACGCTGCCCGAGTTCCCGGCGCTATGGTCGGCGATGACCACGGGCAATCGATAG